A region of the Pelecanus crispus isolate bPelCri1 chromosome 1, bPelCri1.pri, whole genome shotgun sequence genome:
CACGAAAGGTGTGAGAGAGATAGGCGATCCAGCGTCTGTAGGTGTGGCAAAGATACAAGCTCTGGAAGCTGTCTTGCAGCCTGGAACCATTGCAGTGGCAAGGGGCTTAGGGCAAGATGTGTGTTCTGAAGCCAAAATTGGTAGCCAAGTCTTGGAAGCAAGTCCAGGACTTCTTGCCTTAGAAGAAAGGTCAGAAAGGACTCCTGAATCTGCGGTTGCATGTGTAAGCATGGAACCAGTTAGAGAGTCTGAGGCATTAGCAAGAAtgatgcatttgaaaaacacagcagagagagaatCGAGACCTGCAGAAACAGTCACAGAACCTCTTGgtgcaagcaaaacaaagagtTCCATCATTTCACAGTCTCAGGTCATGACACATACAAGAACCTCACAAACTGAGGTGGTAGGGGAGATAAAGGATTCTGAACTAGCTGCCAGTTCTGCCACTGTAGAAGTGAGAGGTTTAGACAACTTGTCGGAAGTTGAGGCAGTTGCAGAGGTAAAAGATGTGGAAACAAGATCAAAAACTTCACCCTTAACGCAGATGAAAACTTTGGAAATGGTTGTGGGATCTGAAACAAGGACACTAATGCAAGGCTTGGTAAGGACATTGGCGTCTGAGGTGGTTACAGAAATGAGTCATTCTGAAGTTGCTCCAGAAGATCCAAATGAAGCAAAGGCAAGGAGCAAAGAAGCAGTACTAGAACCTGTGCAAACAGTGACGGTGCAAACTTTAGAAACAAGTTCAAAATATGTGCAGGAACAAATAGTAGGTCATTCAGAAGCAGTATTAGAGTCTTTGCCCAGAGTAGGGGAAAAAACTGTAGCATCAGAAATAGTGACAGAAGTGAGAAACTTGAAAGGAACTTCGGAATCTAAGATTGCGACAGATGTGAGAACTCAGGGACCTACTGTAGAATATATAATTGCAACAAGGAAgacaagtacaaaaaaaaatgagccCTCGCTTATGAGTATAAAAGATTTGGAAGAAGCTTCAGAAACGGAGAAagcaatgaaagcaaaagatttGGAGCCAGCATCAGAAGCTAGAGAAGTGAGGTTGTTGGAAAGTATGAAAGAGTCTGCAACAGTAGAGGTGCAGGGTTCTGAAACAGTTGAAGAGCCTGAGGTACACATGGATATCCAAGATTTGGAAACTTCCCAAAAGTCTGAAAATGCGGGGGCAGTGCATGTTTTGGAGGATGTTTCAGAAGGTGTTCCAGGATCTTTGcacactgaaaagcaagaaCATCTGCAGGCAGTTCTAGAAGCAAAACCTGCAGAATGGAAGAGTACAGAAGAGGCTCCAGAAATCTTGAGTGCTGCTGATATGAAATCTTCTGAAGCAGTTCCAAAACCAGGGGACATGAAAGATCTGGAAACAACACTAGAACATGAAGTGGCAGCAGAAGTACAGTGTGCAGAAGGGGTGCAGGGTCAACAAATGGAGGATGAGAGAGTTCCAGATCAAGCTCAGGAATGCGAGATACTGGTTGAGAAGAAAGATGCAGAGCAAACTCAAGCATCTGAGCCTTTAATAGCAGGAACAATTTTTAGTTCTTCACATACAGCAGATGAAAAAGATTCAGCAGGGACTCCTGAATCTGAAATAATCAGCGACACAAAACAGGTGGAAGCAGCTCCAACTCATGTGGCAGAATCAAAAGACTTGGAAACAGCTCCAGTACCTGAGACTGTTGTAGAGTTGAAAGATACAGAAGCTGCTGTGGGGTTGGAGGCAGAGACAAAAGATTTGGAAGCAGCTCCAGTACCTGAGACCGTTACAGAAGCAGTTCCAGTACTTGTGGCAGAGGCAAGCCAGTCAGAAGCCATTCCGCAGGCTGAGGCTGTCAAAGAAGCAACTCCAGAACAGGATTCGGAGAAAAGAGATTCAGAAACATCTGATGTGCAACCTGATGTGGCAGCACGAATGAGGGAGACTCTGATGAGACTTGAGAAAGTTATTGAAAAAAGTAGCCATAGAAGCAGTGATAAAAAACATgatgcaaagaaacaaaaaaggagtCGCTCCAAGTCTCAGTCCAGGTCTAGGAAGCGGAAGAAAAAATCAAGGTCGCATTCTACTTCCAGGCGTTTGACCTCCAAAAGAGCACGTTCTAGGAGCAGAAACTATTCAGATTCCAGAAAAAAGCATTCCAAATCTAGATCCCGATCtgtggagaagagagagagacgAGCATCTTCCCGGAGGTCCAGGCGTAGACGTTCCAGGTCGTCTGACCGTTACAGGTCTAAATCCAGATCAGCAGAAAAAAGAGGGAGCAGATTGTCGTCTGGGAGATCCAGACGAAGGCGTTCCAGATCATCTGACCACTACAGGTCTAAGTCCAGGTCAGTGGAAAAGCGGCTGTCCTCCCGAAGGTCCAGACGTAGACGTTCCCGGTCTTCTGACCGCTACAGGTCTAAGTCCAGGTCAGTGGAAAAGCGACTGTCCTCGCGAAGGTCCGGGCGCAGACGTTCCCGGTCTTCTGACCGCTACAGGTCTAAGTCCAGGTCAGTGGAAAAGCGACTGTCCTCGCGAAGGTCCGGGCGCAGACGTTCCCGGTCTTCTGACCGCTACAGGTCTAAGTCCAGGTCAGTGGAAAAGCGACTGTCCTCACGAAGGTCCGGGCGCAGACGTTCCCGGTCTTCTGACCGCTACAGGTCTAAGTCTAGGTCAGCTGAAAAGCGACTGTCTTCGCGAAGGTCCGGGCGCAGACGTTCCCGGTCTTCTGACCGCTACAGGTCTAAGTCCAGGTCAGCGGAAAAGAGGGGGAGCAGGTTGTCCTCCTGGAGATCCCGCCGCAGACGTTCCAGGTCCTCTGACCGTTCTAAGTCTAGATCCAGGTCTTCAGAAAAGAGAGGGGGTAAAGAATACTCATGGAGGTTCAGACACAGAGGGTCTGGGTCCTCTGATCGTTCAAAATCTAGGTCAAGATCTGTTGAGAAGAGGGGTCGGAAGGCATCTCTACGGAGGTCTAAACGTCAGCGCTCAAAGTCCTCTGACCGTTACAAGTCTAGATCCAGATCAGTAGAAAAAAGAGATCGAAAGCAATCATCGCGGAAATCTAAACGTCAGCGCTCAAAGTCCTCCGACCGTTACAAGTCTAGATCcaaatcagtggaaaaaaagaaggagtCCTCACGAAAATCTAAGCGTCGCCGCTCAAAATCTTCTGAACGTTACAAGTCTAGGTCTAGGTCTGTTGAAAAAAAGCGCAAGGAATcttcaaaaaaatccaaacgGAAACGTTCCAAGTCCTCTGATAGTGTTAAGTCAAGGTCCAAATCTATAGAAAAAAGGGAGAGTAAGTTATCCTCAGTGAAGTGCAGTAGCAAGCGTGTGGAGTCTTCTGAACTTCAGGAGTCAACCAAATGTCCTGATAAAGTAGAAGTTCCTGAACCTTCTTTTGCAAGTGAAGACAGCTCCTCCAAATCCTCTAATGGTCCCACGTCAGTAGCTTTGCCTGTTGAAAGAATAAATGGCCCAGAGCTGCCGCCAGCATCTGAAAGTGGATTTTCCAAAACTTTTGATAGTCTTGAGAAAAGCTCCTCATCTGTTGAGAAAACAGCGGGTCTGCAGCCTTCTGTGATGTCTGAATTTGATAGCTCCAAAACCCCAGATGATGAGGAATTGAGATCCATGCCTGTGGAAAAAACGCAGGTTTCAGAGCTTTCTGTGACATCTGAAAATGGGTCAGCTGAAAAAGCAGTGACTATGGAGTCTTCATCACTATGTGAACTTACATGCTCCACATCCAAGTCAAGATCCTCATCTGTTGAAAAAAGGGGAGATCCAGAAACTTCTTCGGTAACAGAATTTCAGCTCTCCGCATCCCATGAAGATGAGTCGAGATCTGCCTCTCTCAAAGAAATAGAGGGTCCAGAGCCTCTTCTGACACTTGAAAGTGGATGCTCTGTATCTTCTGATGATTACAAGACAATCTCCTCATCCTCTGGAAAAATGGAGGTTCAGGGGTCATCTCTGATGTCTGAAAGTGTACTCCCTGACTTGTCTGATGGTCATGAATTGAGACATATCCCTGTTGAAAAAACAGAACTTCAGACTTTTTTGCAAGTACCTGAAAGTGATTCTACCAAGTTGGCTGACAGCCCTGAGTCAAGGTCACTATCTTCTGAAACAGTAGAGGCTCAAAAATCTTTTGCAGCACCTGAAGTTACATGCTCTGTGTTCCCTGATGTCTGCGAGTCAGCCTCCTTGCCTATTGAAAAGGGCCAGATGCAGGAGCTTTCTCTGGCTTCTGACAGTGGGTGCTTCAAATCTCCTGATGGACATGAATCAGGATCCAGCTTTGCTGCACAAATAGAGGAGCTTCCATTGACGTCTGAAGGTGGGTCCTTCAAGTCACCTGATGGAAATGAACAAAGATCTTTGTCTGTTGAAGAAGTCAAGGCTCCAGATGTTTCCCTGACATCTGAGTGTGGTCCTGCTGAGATCTCGGATGACCTCATTTCAGTGTcatcttttgaaaaaatgcagGAAGTTGCACTGGCAACTGTAGGTCAGAGCTGCAAGTCTTCTGAAGTTCATGAGTCCAGATCATCTGCTGACAAAGATTTAGATGGTCCGACACTTTCACAAGTGCTTGAAATTGACTGCTCTGAATCTTCTGAAATGCATGAATCCAGATACCTGCCTGCTGCAAAAATAGAGGGTACAGGATCTTTATTGATGTCTAAAAGTGGAATTCCTGTGTGCCATCAGGGCCATAAATCAAAACACAATTACtttgagaaaacagaaggtGCAGTACTGTCGTTGGCACCTCAGCTTAGGTGTTCTGTCTTCCCTGAAGGCTATGAATTGACATCCACTGCAGTTGAAAAAACGGAGATACAGAAGCCTTCTCTCCTTCTGGAAAGTGAGTTTGTCAAATCTGCTGATGTTTGTGAATCAGTAAGCACACCTACTGAAAAACTACAGGCCCCAGTGACTTCTCTGATATCTGAAGGTGGGCTTTTCCTGTTGCCTGATAGTCATGAATTGAGACCTATCCCTGCTGAAAAAGTAGAGGTGCAAAAGTCATCTGAACTGAAATGTATTGTATCCCCTGATGGCCACAATTTGAGATCTGCCTATGATGAAGAAATACAGGTGCAGGAGGCACCTCTGATACCAGAAAGCAGatgttctgtttcttctcatgGTCATGAGTTGACATCCACCCCTTTTGAAAAAGTTGAGGTAGAGGAGCCTTCTCAAATGTCTGAAAATGAATACACAATAGAGCTTGATGGCCCAGGGTTGACATCAACCCCTGCTGAAAAAACAGACATGCGGGACCTTTATCGGATGTCTGAAGAAAGATGTTCAGTGTCCATTGAGAGCCAGGAGTTGCGGTCACCTGCTGTTGAAAAGGTAGAAGTGCAAGAGCCTGCTCTGACATCTGAAAATGAATATGCTGTATCTTGGGAGGGCCAGGAGTTGACATCTAGCTCTCCTGAAAAGGTAGCAATGCAGGAGGCTTCTGTAGTACCTGACAACGAATATGCTGTGTCTTCTGAAGATCATGAATTGCCATCTTCCCttgctgaaaaaacagaagtacAAGAGTGTTCTCTGCTGTCCGAAAATGAATATGCTGTATCTCCTGAGGGCCAGGAGGTgacagccagccctgctgaAAAAGAGGTGCAGGAGCCTTCTCTGACATCTGACAGTGAATGTACCATCTTCCCTGAAGGCCAAGGATTACAGTCTACCCTTAATGAAAAAACAGTGGTGCAGGAGCCTTCACTAGTATCAGACAGTGAATATGCTACATCCCCCAAAGGGCAGGAGTTGTTCTCTGCTCTTACTGAAAAAGCAGAGGTGCAGGAGTATTCTTTGCTGTCTGAAAATGAGTATGATGTATCCCCTGAAGGCCATGATTTGAGATCCAGTCctgttgaaaaagaagaaatggaggaacCTTCTGAAACATCTGAAAGTGAAAGTTCAATGTCCGCTGATAGCCAGGAGTTGCAGTCTGCTGTTGTTGGAAAAACAGAGGTGCAGGAGTTGTCTTTGTCTGAAGGTGAATGTGCCATGTCTCCTGAAGGTCAGGAGCTGCAGTCTAGCCCTGCTGAAAAAATAGAGGCTAGGGAGCCTTCTCCAACATCTGAAAATGAACATGCCATGTCCCCCGAAGAGTATGAATCAAGATTGACACATGCTGAGAAAACAGATGATGTGGATTCTTCTTTGACATCTGAAAATGACCATCTTTTGTCTTTCGAGAGCCAGGAGGTAAGATTCACCACTGTCCAAAAAGCAGATGTGCAGGAGCTTTCTCCAACACCTGAAAATGAACATGCAGCATCCCCTGATGGCCAGGAGTTGAGATTCCCCACTGCTGGAAAAGTGGGCAGTCTTGAACCTTTGACGCTAAACGATAGAGCCTCCATGTCCCCTGATGACAGTGACTTGAAATCCATCCCTGTTGAAAAAATGGATGATGCAATGCCTTCTTTAATGCCTGAAAGTGGGTGCTCCATGTCCCCTGGTGGCTACAGTGTGAAATCTGGCCCAGGTGAAGATACAGGGGATCTAGAGCCCTCTTTGATATCTGAACGTAGACATTCCACATCCTCGTATCAGGAAGGTCATGAGCTGAAATCTCCTATGGAGGAGGAGGGTCTAGAGTCCTCTTTGACTTCTGAACATAGACGATCTGTGTCCCCTGAGGGCCATGACCAGAAATCTACCGTAGATGAAGAAATGGATGATCTGGAGCCCTCTTTGACACCTGAACATCGGCGCTCCACGTCCCCTGATGAGCATGAGTCAAGATCTAGCATTGGTGAAGAAGCAGAGTATCTGGAGCAGCCTTTGACAACGGAACGTAGATGCTCTGTGTCTTCTGATGAGCATGAGTCAAGGTCTACCACTGGGGAAGAGGTAGAGGATGCAGAACCCTCCTTGACAGCTGAACGAAGAGACTCCACATCGTCTGATGAGCATGAGTCAAGGTCTACCACTGGTGAAGATGTAGAAGATGGGGAGCCCTCTTTGACAGCTGAACGTAGACACTCCACGTCGTCTGATGACCATGAGTCAAGGTCTACAACCGGTGAAGAAATAGAGGATTTGGAACCTTCTTTGACAGCTGAACATAGGCGCTCCGTGTCTCCTGATGGACGTGAGTCAAGGTCAACCACTGGTGAAGAAGCAGAGGACCAGGAGCTCTCTTTGACAGGTGAACGTAGACACTCCACATCCTCAGACGAACATGAGTCGAGATCTACTGCTGGTGAAGATGTGGAGGATATGGAACCCTCCTTAACAGCTGAACGAAGAGATTCCACATCATCGGATGAGCAGGAGTCAAGATCTACCACCGGTGAAGAAGTAGAGGATATGGAGCCCTCTCTGACAACTGAACACAGACGTTCCACATCCCCTGATGGGCGTGAATCGAGGTCTACCACTGGTGAAGAAGCAGATGATATGGAGCCCTCCTTGACAGCTGAACGAAGAGACTCCACATCGTCAGATGAGCAAGAGTCAAGGTCTACCACTGGTGAAGAGGGTGAGGATGGAGAGCCTTCTTTGGCAGATGAAGATAAACAGGATTCCATACCTCTCGAGAGGTTGGAGGAACAGGACTCTTCCTTTATACCTGAAAGTAGGCGTTCTGAGTCTTCTGAACGTGAAGAATCTAGATCCAAATCTGTTGATAAAATATCTGACAAAGAGTCTTCACGAAGATCTATAAGCAGACGCTCAAAATCTCTTACTCGCCAAAAGAGTCGATCCACATCTGCTGAAAAAGTGACAGACAAAGAGTCTTCACGGAGATCTAGACATAGACGTTCCAGGTCTGCTGCTCACCAGAAGAGTAGATCCACATCTGTTGAAAAAACAGCAGACAAAGAATCTTCACGGAGGTCTAGACGTAGACGCTCCAGGTCCACTGCTCGCCAAAGGAGTCGATCAACATCTGTTGAAAAAACAGCAGACAAAGAGTCTTCGCGGAGGTCTAGACGTAGACGCTCCAGGTCTGCTGCTCGCCAAAGGAGTCAATCCAAATCTGTTGAAAAAACAGCAGACAAAGAATCCTCACGGAGGTCTAGAAGCAGACGCTCCAGGTCTTCTCAGCGCAGATCCCAGAGATATGATACAGAATCTCGCTCTAGACGGAATCGCTCCAGATCAGTAACACGGAGAAGAGCATCAAGATCAAAATCTAATCGTCGCTCTCGGTCTAGCTCATTGTCACGTTCAAGGCACAGAAGGAGGAGTAGGTCAAGGTCAGCATCAAGAAGGCGACGTTCTTTATCAAGAGACAGGCGTAAGAGGTCTCAGAGAAATCGATCAAGATCCACtgacagaagaagaagaagatcGGATTCAAGAGATCGTAGAATATCACTCAGATTACGGAGCAGGAGTCGAACGCCTCTTCGTCAAAGGCGATCAAGGTCCAGAGGAAGAAGACGGAGCTCTAGTAGGTCACCAATTCGACTACGGCGATCAAGATCTTCAGGGAGAAGAAGATATAGCAGATCACCTGATCGCCGTAGGTCGAGGTCATCAGAACGATTTTCAAGCAGGTCACCTAAACGTCTTACAGACTTGGGTAagtgataattttattttcagtagttCTATGGTTGGGTGATACTGTGCTCATTCACTAGTCTTATTTTAACATAACTCTGTAGCTTTCATAAGGAATTTCTTGGAAGTAGTTTTGTTCATTACTTTTAGGCAGTGACTTCCAGTAGGAACTTTTATGTTGGAGCTGAATCAGTGCTTACCATTTGGATGAAAGTGTATTTAGAGCATCTTGGTTATAGAGCTCTTACACGAAGTTAGTGTGTTGCAGTCTGGAGGAACACGGTTCATTGTACTAGTAAAGGCCAAGTACTCTGTAAGAAACTAAAGAATTTCTAGTTTTCCCGAGAACAAATTGCTCATGAAAGAACATTTGAACGTAAGTGCCAGTGGGAGAGTTCTTAGCTGTGTTGTCAGCTGTAATGCTTGTTTATCTGTTTCCATTACTCTGGCTTGTCTCTTTCCCATGGTAAGAACTTAATGGGAAGGGAGACTCGTTTCTGAAAATATTCCCAGGCCCAGctgactggaaaagaaaagaaaaaatgctaatGAATTGCATCTTTTCTCTGTGACTGGAGGAAGAGAGGCCTTGTAGTTTCCTTGGGTAGTAAATTATGTA
Encoded here:
- the SON gene encoding protein SON isoform X3 — its product is MQEVALATVGQSCKSSEVHESRSSADKDLDGPTLSQVLEIDCSESSEMHESRYLPAAKIEGTGSLLMSKSGIPVCHQGHKSKHNYFEKTEGAVLSLAPQLRCSVFPEGYELTSTAVEKTEIQKPSLLLESEFVKSADVCESVSTPTEKLQAPVTSLISEGGLFLLPDSHELRPIPAEKVEVQKSSELKCIVSPDGHNLRSAYDEEIQVQEAPLIPESRCSVSSHGHELTSTPFEKVEVEEPSQMSENEYTIELDGPGLTSTPAEKTDMRDLYRMSEERCSVSIESQELRSPAVEKVEVQEPALTSENEYAVSWEGQELTSSSPEKVAMQEASVVPDNEYAVSSEDHELPSSLAEKTEVQECSLLSENEYAVSPEGQEVTASPAEKEVQEPSLTSDSECTIFPEGQGLQSTLNEKTVVQEPSLVSDSEYATSPKGQELFSALTEKAEVQEYSLLSENEYDVSPEGHDLRSSPVEKEEMEEPSETSESESSMSADSQELQSAVVGKTEVQELSLSEGECAMSPEGQELQSSPAEKIEAREPSPTSENEHAMSPEEYESRLTHAEKTDDVDSSLTSENDHLLSFESQEVRFTTVQKADVQELSPTPENEHAASPDGQELRFPTAGKVGSLEPLTLNDRASMSPDDSDLKSIPVEKMDDAMPSLMPESGCSMSPGGYSVKSGPGEDTGDLEPSLISERRHSTSSYQEGHELKSPMEEEGLESSLTSEHRRSVSPEGHDQKSTVDEEMDDLEPSLTPEHRRSTSPDEHESRSSIGEEAEYLEQPLTTERRCSVSSDEHESRSTTGEEVEDAEPSLTAERRDSTSSDEHESRSTTGEDVEDGEPSLTAERRHSTSSDDHESRSTTGEEIEDLEPSLTAEHRRSVSPDGRESRSTTGEEAEDQELSLTGERRHSTSSDEHESRSTAGEDVEDMEPSLTAERRDSTSSDEQESRSTTGEEVEDMEPSLTTEHRRSTSPDGRESRSTTGEEADDMEPSLTAERRDSTSSDEQESRSTTGEEGEDGEPSLADEDKQDSIPLERLEEQDSSFIPESRRSESSEREESRSKSVDKISDKESSRRSISRRSKSLTRQKSRSTSAEKVTDKESSRRSRHRRSRSAAHQKSRSTSVEKTADKESSRRSRRRRSRSTARQRSRSTSVEKTADKESSRRSRRRRSRSAARQRSQSKSVEKTADKESSRRSRSRRSRSSQRRSQRYDTESRSRRNRSRSVTRRRASRSKSNRRSRSSSLSRSRHRRRSRSRSASRRRRSLSRDRRKRSQRNRSRSTDRRRRRSDSRDRRISLRLRSRSRTPLRQRRSRSRGRRRSSSRSPIRLRRSRSSGRRRYSRSPDRRRSRSSERFSSRSPKRLTDLDKAQLLEIAKANAAAMCAKSGVPLPPSLMPLLSQKKDDKANQKSSRDTLKELTEKCKKIAQSTDDVIVNKPHVSDEEEEERPFYNHPFKLSEPKPIFFNLSTPSIKPAPPPQPKNQVSLSKEFPVSSGSQHRKKEADSVYGEWVPVEKGKEESKDDVFPKPSIERFFFQDPKLPSSVLT
- the SON gene encoding protein SON isoform X2 — translated: MQEVALATVGQSCKSSEVHESRSSADKDLDGPTLSQVLEIDCSESSEMHESRYLPAAKIEGTGSLLMSKSGIPVCHQGHKSKHNYFEKTEGAVLSLAPQLRCSVFPEGYELTSTAVEKTEIQKPSLLLESEFVKSADVCESVSTPTEKLQAPVTSLISEGGLFLLPDSHELRPIPAEKVEVQKSSELKCIVSPDGHNLRSAYDEEIQVQEAPLIPESRCSVSSHGHELTSTPFEKVEVEEPSQMSENEYTIELDGPGLTSTPAEKTDMRDLYRMSEERCSVSIESQELRSPAVEKVEVQEPALTSENEYAVSWEGQELTSSSPEKVAMQEASVVPDNEYAVSSEDHELPSSLAEKTEVQECSLLSENEYAVSPEGQEVTASPAEKEVQEPSLTSDSECTIFPEGQGLQSTLNEKTVVQEPSLVSDSEYATSPKGQELFSALTEKAEVQEYSLLSENEYDVSPEGHDLRSSPVEKEEMEEPSETSESESSMSADSQELQSAVVGKTEVQELSLSEGECAMSPEGQELQSSPAEKIEAREPSPTSENEHAMSPEEYESRLTHAEKTDDVDSSLTSENDHLLSFESQEVRFTTVQKADVQELSPTPENEHAASPDGQELRFPTAGKVGSLEPLTLNDRASMSPDDSDLKSIPVEKMDDAMPSLMPESGCSMSPGGYSVKSGPGEDTGDLEPSLISERRHSTSSYQEGHELKSPMEEEGLESSLTSEHRRSVSPEGHDQKSTVDEEMDDLEPSLTPEHRRSTSPDEHESRSSIGEEAEYLEQPLTTERRCSVSSDEHESRSTTGEEVEDAEPSLTAERRDSTSSDEHESRSTTGEDVEDGEPSLTAERRHSTSSDDHESRSTTGEEIEDLEPSLTAEHRRSVSPDGRESRSTTGEEAEDQELSLTGERRHSTSSDEHESRSTAGEDVEDMEPSLTAERRDSTSSDEQESRSTTGEEVEDMEPSLTTEHRRSTSPDGRESRSTTGEEADDMEPSLTAERRDSTSSDEQESRSTTGEEGEDGEPSLADEDKQDSIPLERLEEQDSSFIPESRRSESSEREESRSKSVDKISDKESSRRSISRRSKSLTRQKSRSTSAEKVTDKESSRRSRHRRSRSAAHQKSRSTSVEKTADKESSRRSRRRRSRSTARQRSRSTSVEKTADKESSRRSRRRRSRSAARQRSQSKSVEKTADKESSRRSRSRRSRSSQRRSQRYDTESRSRRNRSRSVTRRRASRSKSNRRSRSSSLSRSRHRRRSRSRSASRRRRSLSRDRRKRSQRNRSRSTDRRRRRSDSRDRRISLRLRSRSRTPLRQRRSRSRGRRRSSSRSPIRLRRSRSSGRRRYSRSPDRRRSRSSERFSSRSPKRLTDLDKAQLLEIAKANAAAMCAKSGVPLPPSLMPLLSQKKDDKANQKSSRDTLKELTEKCKKIAQSTDDVIVNKPHVSDEEEEERPFYNHPFKLSEPKPIFFNLSTPSIKPAPPPQPKNQVSLSKEFPVSSGSQHRKKEADSVYGEWVPVEKGKEESKDDVFPKPSIEGVDITTAMNDRAVAQKRLNENTFDLEAMCMLNRAQEQIDAWAQSNSIPGQFTGSTGAQILSSDELTNSGPQAWIRKGQILVAAFLPRSMPALLFTTLRPSRPRISS
- the SON gene encoding protein SON isoform X1 codes for the protein MQEVALATVGQSCKSSEVHESRSSADKDLDGPTLSQVLEIDCSESSEMHESRYLPAAKIEGTGSLLMSKSGIPVCHQGHKSKHNYFEKTEGAVLSLAPQLRCSVFPEGYELTSTAVEKTEIQKPSLLLESEFVKSADVCESVSTPTEKLQAPVTSLISEGGLFLLPDSHELRPIPAEKVEVQKSSELKCIVSPDGHNLRSAYDEEIQVQEAPLIPESRCSVSSHGHELTSTPFEKVEVEEPSQMSENEYTIELDGPGLTSTPAEKTDMRDLYRMSEERCSVSIESQELRSPAVEKVEVQEPALTSENEYAVSWEGQELTSSSPEKVAMQEASVVPDNEYAVSSEDHELPSSLAEKTEVQECSLLSENEYAVSPEGQEVTASPAEKEVQEPSLTSDSECTIFPEGQGLQSTLNEKTVVQEPSLVSDSEYATSPKGQELFSALTEKAEVQEYSLLSENEYDVSPEGHDLRSSPVEKEEMEEPSETSESESSMSADSQELQSAVVGKTEVQELSLSEGECAMSPEGQELQSSPAEKIEAREPSPTSENEHAMSPEEYESRLTHAEKTDDVDSSLTSENDHLLSFESQEVRFTTVQKADVQELSPTPENEHAASPDGQELRFPTAGKVGSLEPLTLNDRASMSPDDSDLKSIPVEKMDDAMPSLMPESGCSMSPGGYSVKSGPGEDTGDLEPSLISERRHSTSSYQEGHELKSPMEEEGLESSLTSEHRRSVSPEGHDQKSTVDEEMDDLEPSLTPEHRRSTSPDEHESRSSIGEEAEYLEQPLTTERRCSVSSDEHESRSTTGEEVEDAEPSLTAERRDSTSSDEHESRSTTGEDVEDGEPSLTAERRHSTSSDDHESRSTTGEEIEDLEPSLTAEHRRSVSPDGRESRSTTGEEAEDQELSLTGERRHSTSSDEHESRSTAGEDVEDMEPSLTAERRDSTSSDEQESRSTTGEEVEDMEPSLTTEHRRSTSPDGRESRSTTGEEADDMEPSLTAERRDSTSSDEQESRSTTGEEGEDGEPSLADEDKQDSIPLERLEEQDSSFIPESRRSESSEREESRSKSVDKISDKESSRRSISRRSKSLTRQKSRSTSAEKVTDKESSRRSRHRRSRSAAHQKSRSTSVEKTADKESSRRSRRRRSRSTARQRSRSTSVEKTADKESSRRSRRRRSRSAARQRSQSKSVEKTADKESSRRSRSRRSRSSQRRSQRYDTESRSRRNRSRSVTRRRASRSKSNRRSRSSSLSRSRHRRRSRSRSASRRRRSLSRDRRKRSQRNRSRSTDRRRRRSDSRDRRISLRLRSRSRTPLRQRRSRSRGRRRSSSRSPIRLRRSRSSGRRRYSRSPDRRRSRSSERFSSRSPKRLTDLDKAQLLEIAKANAAAMCAKSGVPLPPSLMPLLSQKKDDKANQKSSRDTLKELTEKCKKIAQSTDDVIVNKPHVSDEEEEERPFYNHPFKLSEPKPIFFNLSTPSIKPAPPPQPKNQVSLSKEFPVSSGSQHRKKEADSVYGEWVPVEKGKEESKDDVFPKPSIEGVDITTAMNDRAVAQKRLNENTFDLEAMCMLNRAQEQIDAWAQSNSIPGQFTGSTGAQILSSDELTNSGPQAWIRKDQFLRAAPVTGGMGAQLMRKMGWREGEGLGKNKEGSVEPIMVDFKTDRKGLVAVGEKAQKRSGHYVVMKDLSGKHPVSALMEICNKRRWSPPEFVLVDDSGPDHRKHFIFKVRVNGNEYRPTFASLNKKHAKATAATAALQAMGLVPKESMVNTTMFRSASHR